In the Pseudanabaena sp. PCC 7367 genome, one interval contains:
- a CDS encoding phycobilisome linker polypeptide, producing the protein MRMFKITACVPSQTRIRTQRELQNTFFTKLVPYDNWFAEQQRIMKMGGTIMKVELASGKVGRNTGNS; encoded by the coding sequence ATGCGCATGTTTAAGATTACTGCCTGCGTGCCTAGCCAAACCCGGATTCGGACTCAACGCGAACTACAAAATACTTTCTTTACCAAGTTAGTACCCTACGATAATTGGTTTGCCGAGCAGCAACGGATTATGAAAATGGGTGGCACAATCATGAAGGTGGAATTGGCTTCTGGTAAGGTTGGCCGTAATACTGGCAATTCCTAG
- a CDS encoding IS1 family transposase (programmed frameshift): MDTSKLTCPRCNSLKIVKNGKIHNGKQNFKCKQCNRQFVANSKKKYIANETKAQIDKLLLERVSLAGIARVVGVSPRWLQQYVNHKYAQVPQQVQVQAKKKGNLTIQMDELWSFVGKKRVKVWVWLAIDVNTKEIVGVHIGSRDEVGAQGLWQSLPPVYRQCAVCYTDFWRAYAQVVPSMRHQPVDKGSGLTNKIERFNCTLRQRASRLVRKSLSFSKKLANHVGAIWLFVHHYNSSLLV, translated from the exons ATGGATACATCTAAGCTAACTTGTCCAAGATGCAATTCACTCAAAATTGTCAAAAATGGCAAAATTCACAACGGTAAACAAAACTTCAAATGTAAACAATGCAATAGACAATTTGTAGCCAATTCTAAGAAGAAATATATCGCTAATGAGACTAAAGCTCAAATCGACAAACTTCTGCTAGAGAGGGTTTCACTCGCAGGTATTGCCAGAGTTGTAGGTGTATCACCAAGATGGCTACAGCAATATGTTAATCACAAATATGCTCAAGTGCCCCAACAAGTGCAGGTACAGGCTAAAAAAAAGGGCA ACTTAACCATTCAAATGGATGAGCTGTGGTCTTTTGTAGGCAAGAAACGAGTCAAGGTTTGGGTTTGGTTAGCTATAGATGTTAATACTAAGGAGATCGTAGGAGTGCATATCGGGTCTAGAGATGAGGTTGGTGCTCAAGGATTATGGCAGTCTTTACCACCCGTTTATCGACAATGTGCGGTTTGTTACACTGATTTCTGGCGTGCCTATGCTCAGGTAGTTCCGAGTATGCGTCATCAACCAGTGGACAAAGGTTCAGGCTTGACAAACAAAATTGAGCGATTTAATTGCACTCTTAGGCAAAGAGCTTCAAGACTGGTTCGCAAATCTCTTTCTTTCTCGAAAAAGTTAGCTAACCATGTTGGCGCTATCTGGTTATTTGTGCATCATTACAACTCATCCTTACTTGTATAG